One genomic segment of Candidatus Saccharimonas sp. includes these proteins:
- a CDS encoding UDP-N-acetylmuramoyl-L-alanyl-D-glutamate--2,6-diaminopimelate ligase, whose amino-acid sequence MSIKNNLAKTARKILPKTAISGLEKTYRKSRAKVIATRYGNPARDLRVIAVTGTNGKTTTVNFLNEILKEAGYKTAMFSTANIEIAGIQTVNDTNSTTATVSKLQKFFSDAKKAGVEFALIEATSHALDQYKFAGVPIEMAIMTNLTQDHLDYHKTMENYANAKAKLFEMQPRFIVLNTDDAYFEFFNKFEAGEQKITYGESDSAEVKIENFKLYKKGSEANLRIDNNVTLEIATNLPGEFNVYNMTAAAAGAYLLGISLEDIQEGIANLEGVSGRFEYAVSNLPFDVVVDYAHTPDALEKLLKASKKITKSRTILVFGACGDRDREKRPIMGKIAQDLANRIIITDEENYTEDAKQIREEIIAGISKKGEKLPANIQEIPDREEAIRKALQIAGKGDIVLITGLGHEVYRVIDGKKTPWNDTEIVQKITKEIFKK is encoded by the coding sequence ATGAGCATTAAGAACAATTTAGCAAAAACAGCTCGCAAAATTCTGCCAAAAACGGCAATTTCTGGGCTTGAAAAAACTTATCGAAAATCTCGTGCAAAAGTTATCGCCACGCGTTATGGCAACCCAGCGCGCGACTTGCGAGTGATTGCTGTAACAGGTACGAACGGTAAAACCACCACTGTTAATTTTCTTAATGAAATCTTAAAAGAAGCTGGGTATAAAACTGCGATGTTTTCAACCGCAAATATTGAGATTGCGGGTATTCAAACAGTGAATGACACCAATTCTACAACCGCAACAGTTTCGAAATTACAAAAATTTTTCTCTGATGCAAAAAAAGCTGGTGTTGAATTTGCGTTAATTGAGGCAACTTCGCACGCGCTTGATCAATACAAATTTGCTGGAGTTCCTATTGAGATGGCAATTATGACCAATCTTACGCAAGATCATCTTGATTACCATAAAACAATGGAAAACTACGCTAACGCTAAAGCAAAACTTTTCGAAATGCAACCACGATTTATTGTTTTAAATACTGATGATGCTTATTTCGAATTTTTCAATAAATTTGAGGCTGGCGAGCAAAAAATAACTTATGGCGAAAGTGATTCTGCAGAAGTCAAAATTGAAAATTTCAAACTTTACAAAAAGGGAAGCGAAGCTAATTTGCGAATTGATAATAATGTTACACTTGAAATCGCCACAAATCTACCAGGCGAATTTAATGTTTACAACATGACTGCGGCGGCGGCCGGCGCTTATCTTTTGGGAATCTCGCTAGAAGATATTCAAGAGGGAATCGCTAATCTTGAAGGAGTTTCAGGAAGGTTTGAATATGCTGTTTCGAATTTACCTTTTGACGTGGTTGTAGATTACGCCCATACGCCAGACGCGCTTGAAAAACTTCTTAAAGCTTCAAAAAAAATCACTAAATCGCGCACGATTTTGGTTTTTGGTGCTTGCGGTGACCGTGATCGTGAAAAACGCCCAATTATGGGAAAAATCGCTCAAGATTTAGCCAACCGAATTATTATTACCGATGAAGAAAATTACACCGAAGACGCTAAGCAAATTCGTGAAGAAATTATTGCGGGAATTTCGAAAAAAGGTGAAAAATTGCCAGCAAATATTCAAGAAATTCCAGATCGCGAAGAAGCAATTCGAAAAGCTTTACAAATTGCAGGAAAGGGAGATATTGTGTTAATTACAGGTTTAGGGCATGAAGTTTACCGCGTAATTGACGGCAAAAAAACACCTTGGAATGACACAGAGATTGTGCAAAAAATCACAAAAGAAATCTTCAAAAAATAG